GGAATGGATCCACTTGCGGGCTGCCTCAATTTCCTTGCCGGAAGCAGATGCGATCTTGACCGTACCGTCGTCCTCGATGTTGATCTTGGCGCCGGTCTTCTCAACGATTTCGCGGATGACCTTACCGCCCGAACCGATGACTTCACGGATCTTGTCGACCGGGATGTTCATGACTTCGATGCGCGGTGCGAATTCGCCCAGCTGACCACGGCTTTCGGTGATGGCCTTGGCCATTTCGCCGAGAATGTGGTTACGGCCACCCTTGGCCTGGTTGAGAGCGACCTTCATGATCTCTTCGGTAATACCGGCGATCTTGATGTCCATCTGCAGCGAGGTGATGCCCGCTTCGGTGCCGGCCACCTTGAAGTCCATGTCGCCGAGGTGATCTTCGTCACCCAAGATGTCGGAGAGAACCGCAAAGCGCTCACCTTCGAGGATGAGGCCCATGGCGATACCGGCAACCGGCTTGGCCAAAGGAACGCCTGCGTCCATGAGCGCCAGCGAGGTGCCGCAAACGGTTGCCATGGAGGACGAACCGTTGGACTCGGTGATTTCAGACACGACGCGCAGAGTGTAGGGGAACTGTTCCGGCGTGGGCAGCATCGGGTGGATAGCGCGCCATGCGAGCTTGCCATGGCCGATTTCGCGGCGGCCCGGGGAGCCCATGCGGCCAGTTTCACCGACAGAATAGGGCGGGAAGTTGTAGTGGAGCATGAACTGCTCCTTGTACATGCCCGTCAGGCTGTCGACATACTGCTCGTCTTCGCCCGTGCCGAGCGTTGCAACGACCAGAGCCTGCGTTTCGCCGCGGGTAAAGAGAGCGGAACCGTGTGTGCGCGGCAGGATGCCAACTTCCGAAATGATCGGACGAACGGTTTCGAGGTCGCGACCGTCGATGCGGCTCTTGGTGTCGAGGATGTTCCAGCGAACGATCTTGGCCTGCAGGTGCTTGAACACGGCTGCAACCACTTCGGGCGCATACTTGGCTTCGCCTTCGGCAGGCAGGAAGTGTGCCTTGACCTTTGCCTTGACGGCATCAACGGCAGCGTAGCGGTCAGCCTTCTGGGTGATCTTGTAGGCGTCACGCAGTTCGGCTTCGGCAAGCTTCAGCATTTCGGCTTCGAGTTCGGAATGATCTTCCGGTTCGAACTCGCGCGGCTCCTTGGCAGCCACTTCAGCCAGCTTGATGATGGCGTCGATGACCGGCTGGAAACCCTTGTGGCCGAACATGACGGCGCCAAGCATGACTTCTTCGTTGAGTTCCTTGGCTTCGGACTCAACCATCAGAACCGCGTCGGATGTACCGGCGACAACGAGGTCGAGCGTCGACTCGTCCATCTCGTCCAGATGCGGGTTCAGAACGTATTCGCCATTGATGTAGCCAACGCGTGCGCCGCCAACCGGGCCCATGAACGGAACGCCGGACAGCGTCAGGGCAGCAGAGGTAGCAACCATGGACAGGATGTCCGGGTTGTTTTCCAGGTCATGCTGAATGACGGTGACGACAACCTGCGTGTCGTTCTTGTAGCCTTCCGGGAAGAGCGGACGGATTGGACGGTCGATCAGGCGCGAAACCAGCGTTTCGTTCTCCGAAGGACGGCCTTCACGCTTGAAATAGCCGCCCGGGATCTTGCCGGCAGCATAGGTCTTTTCCTGATAGTTGACGGTCAGCGGGAAGAAGTCCTGGCCCGGCTTCGGCTCCTTGGCAGAGACCACAGTCGCCAAGACCACGGTTTCGCCATAGGTGGCGATGACGGCGCCATCCGCCTGACGAGCAACCTTGCCGGTTTCCAGTCTGAGCGTGCGGCCTGCCCACTCGATTTCGACAGCATGTGTGTTGAACATGATTTTCAGTCCTTCATGCGCGGCGGCCTTGCACCTCACCCGCCAAGGGGAGCATGCCGAAAGCCGCATCCAGCGCTTCGTGTGACGAGATCACGGGCAAGACAACAAGAGGCTTTCAATGAGCCAGACTATGTGCCTGGCGAAAGCATCCGGCAATCCTGCCCCATGACAGGTCATCGGTTAAGTTAGCAGGAACGGCGGATCCGGGCCTGCCAAGTCTGCCGCAATCCATGCGGCCGTTTCCGGGTCTTGCGCCCGGATGAAATGCGGCGAACGACCCTTTGGATCGTCCGCCGAATCTGGTCTTAGCGACGGATACCGAGGCTCGAGATGAGCTTCGTGTAACGGCCTTCGTCCTTCTTCTTCAAGTAGTCGAGCAGCGAACGGCGGCTCGAGACCATCTTGAGAAGGCCACGACGGGAGTGGTTGTCCTTCTTGTGGCCCTTGAAGTGCTCGGTGAGGTTGTTGATCCGCTCGGTCAGGATAGCAACCTGGATTTCCGGAGAACCGGTATCACCTTCAACGGTTGCGTATTCCTTGATGAGGGCAGCCTTACGCTCTGCAGTGATCGACATCGGACAATCCTTTCTGAAATTTAGGAATAAAGACACCAAAGGCCGGGATGTCGTCCAGCCTTGGCCATGAACGCAAAGGGCACGCACAAGCGCACCCTAGCTGGCCGTGGCTATAAACCATTCGGCCATTGATGGGAAGAGCTATGTTAGTTGCCGCAAATCAGGCGAAAACGCGCTTCGGCCGGAACTCGCCCTGTCCGATTTCGCCGATTGCTACCAGCTTGCCACCGGCAAGCGCCACGGCCTCCGGCTCATCGACGGGCGCATCGCGTCCACGCAGAATGATCGGATTGCCCATGCGAATACGATGGGCCTGATCATCGCTGATGCGGATCTGCGGCAGCGCAGACAAGGCCTCGCTCGTCTCCATGAGGAATGCGTCGAGTGCTGCCAGACGCTCGTCACGGTCCTCGATCTCTTCCAGAGCCACCAGTTCCGCCAGTGGCACCATCGCCTCTTCAGCGAAAGGCGCTACAAACGTACGACGGAGGCCTGAAATGTGGCCGTAGCATCCAAGGTCGCGGCCAAAATCGCGCGCCAGCGAACGAACATAGGTTCCCTTGCCGCATTCGACTTCGAAGAAGGCGCGATCTTTTTCCGCCTTCAACAGCGTCAACCGGTGGATCTCGACCTCTCGAGACGGAATTTCGACCGTCTCGCCGTCACGCGCCAGATCGTAGGCGCGCTCCCCAGCAATCTTGATCGCCGAAAACTGCGGAGGAACCTGGCTGATGACGCCCGTATAATTCGGCAGCAGCGCCAGGATCTCTTCCTCTGAGGGACGCTTGTCAGAGGTTTGCGTCACCTCGCCTTCCAGATCGTCGCTCGTGCGCTCTTCGCCCCAGGAAACCGTGAACTCATAGATCTTGCGCCCATCCATGACGTAAGGCACGGTCTTGGTCGCATCGCCCAGAGCGATCGGCAACATGCCAGATGCAAGCGGATCGAGCGTACCGGCATGGCCGGCCTTCTGGGCGTTGAACAGCCATTTGATCTTGCCCACGGCTTCGGTGGAGCCAAAATCAACGGGCTTGTCGAGAACGAGCCAGCCGGAAATGGCCCGGCCCTTGGGTTTACGCGGTTTGGACATCTTGCTCTTATTCGTTTTCGTCATCTTTTTCAGCATCAGCGGCGAGATCGCGGCTGACTTCCGGTGAGCGCAGAAGCTCATCGATTTTCTTGTAGTTGTCGAAGCTCGTATCGTCGCGGAAGCGAACTTCGGGCATGTATTTCATCTGGCGAAGTGCGCCGCCCATACGTCCGCGAATGAATTTCGCGTTGCGGTTCAAGGCTTCGATAACCTTGGCATGATCGGACACGCCGAGCGGTGTGACATAGGCGGTTGCGATCTTGAGATCAGGTGACATGCGCACTTCCGAAACAGAAATGACCGTACGCTCGATGATATCGTCGCGCACTTCGCCCCGCTGCAGGACTTGCGTGATAGCGGCACGGACCTGTTCGCCAACGCGCAGCATGCGCTGGGAAGGCGCTGAAGAAGTTGCTTTGCTCATTGTTGTTTTTCTTTCCTTCGGCCAATCTCAAGATGCCAGAATAGCAGAATCCGGACCGGTTGGCGCGGGCAGGCGTGCTCAATGCCTCGCTTGATGCCAAACGTCAAGGTTTCCGGGCAAATCTGCCTGACATGCGTTCACGAAGAGCTGAGTTTTTCGATAACCCAACCCTACGAATTTTTGACCTGATGCGTTACCGTGTCGCACATCGAACTTGACGTTTTATGAGAATCCTCCATTTTAACCGCTGTCTCCCCCATGGCTAAACCGAAGCCGGGGATTGAACATTGGTGCCGGGCCCCTCTGGCGAGAGTTTTTACGGCGCTCTCGCGATGTCGGTACCGCCTGCAGCATAGCCGGCGGATAACAAACATGACCTACTATCCAATCCGTTCGACGGGTGACGCCCTGCGCGTGCCCGCAACTTTTTGCATGCCCTCCTTCGCGAATAGCCAGGAGGTGCAGCCATGAGCAGTTCCTCATCCTCCACCCTCGGTTATTTTCGATGGGCATTCATCGTCACCTTTGTCGGACTTGTGCTGGGTGGCGTTCTCGGCTGGCAGTCGACGGGAACCGTGAGCGGAACCCTCACGGTCTTCTTTATCTGTGCGGTCCTGGCCGTGCTGGAGATTTCCCTGTCATTCGATAACGCCATCGTCAATGCGAACAAGCTCAAAGACATGACGCCCGTGTGGCAGCAGCGCTTCCTGACATGGGGCATCCTGATTGCCGTCTTCGGCATGCGTATCGTCTTCCCGCTACTGATCGTCGTGATCGCAGCAGGCATTGGACCCATTGATGCCATCGTTCTGGCGGCATCGCGTCCGGAAGAATATTCACGTATCATGCACGAGGCGCATCTGCCGATCGCCGCGTTCGGCGGTACCTTCCTGATGATGGTCGGCCTCACCTTCTTCTTCAACCATGAGAAGGATGTGCACTGGGTGGAGTTTCTCGAAAGCCGTGTTGCACGTTTTGCGACGATCAAGGGCGTCGAGATCGCCTTCGTCCTGCTGCTGATCATGCTGTTCTCGCAATTGCTGCCGGAAGCCGATGCCTCGACCTTCGTGCATGCAGCAGTCTACGGCCTCCTGACCTTCCTTCT
The window above is part of the Rhizobium rhizoryzae genome. Proteins encoded here:
- the pnp gene encoding polyribonucleotide nucleotidyltransferase, which gives rise to MFNTHAVEIEWAGRTLRLETGKVARQADGAVIATYGETVVLATVVSAKEPKPGQDFFPLTVNYQEKTYAAGKIPGGYFKREGRPSENETLVSRLIDRPIRPLFPEGYKNDTQVVVTVIQHDLENNPDILSMVATSAALTLSGVPFMGPVGGARVGYINGEYVLNPHLDEMDESTLDLVVAGTSDAVLMVESEAKELNEEVMLGAVMFGHKGFQPVIDAIIKLAEVAAKEPREFEPEDHSELEAEMLKLAEAELRDAYKITQKADRYAAVDAVKAKVKAHFLPAEGEAKYAPEVVAAVFKHLQAKIVRWNILDTKSRIDGRDLETVRPIISEVGILPRTHGSALFTRGETQALVVATLGTGEDEQYVDSLTGMYKEQFMLHYNFPPYSVGETGRMGSPGRREIGHGKLAWRAIHPMLPTPEQFPYTLRVVSEITESNGSSSMATVCGTSLALMDAGVPLAKPVAGIAMGLILEGERFAVLSDILGDEDHLGDMDFKVAGTEAGITSLQMDIKIAGITEEIMKVALNQAKGGRNHILGEMAKAITESRGQLGEFAPRIEVMNIPVDKIREVIGSGGKVIREIVEKTGAKINIEDDGTVKIASASGKEIEAARKWIHSIVAEPEVGQIYEGTVVKTADFGAFVNFFGARDGLVHISQLASERVAKTSDVVKEGDKVWVKLMGFDERGKVRLSMKVVDQATGQEIKKAEGDAAAE
- the rpsO gene encoding 30S ribosomal protein S15 encodes the protein MSITAERKAALIKEYATVEGDTGSPEIQVAILTERINNLTEHFKGHKKDNHSRRGLLKMVSSRRSLLDYLKKKDEGRYTKLISSLGIRR
- the truB gene encoding tRNA pseudouridine(55) synthase TruB, translated to MSKPRKPKGRAISGWLVLDKPVDFGSTEAVGKIKWLFNAQKAGHAGTLDPLASGMLPIALGDATKTVPYVMDGRKIYEFTVSWGEERTSDDLEGEVTQTSDKRPSEEEILALLPNYTGVISQVPPQFSAIKIAGERAYDLARDGETVEIPSREVEIHRLTLLKAEKDRAFFEVECGKGTYVRSLARDFGRDLGCYGHISGLRRTFVAPFAEEAMVPLAELVALEEIEDRDERLAALDAFLMETSEALSALPQIRISDDQAHRIRMGNPIILRGRDAPVDEPEAVALAGGKLVAIGEIGQGEFRPKRVFA
- the rbfA gene encoding 30S ribosome-binding factor RbfA — protein: MSKATSSAPSQRMLRVGEQVRAAITQVLQRGEVRDDIIERTVISVSEVRMSPDLKIATAYVTPLGVSDHAKVIEALNRNAKFIRGRMGGALRQMKYMPEVRFRDDTSFDNYKKIDELLRSPEVSRDLAADAEKDDENE
- a CDS encoding DUF475 domain-containing protein, whose product is MSSSSSSTLGYFRWAFIVTFVGLVLGGVLGWQSTGTVSGTLTVFFICAVLAVLEISLSFDNAIVNANKLKDMTPVWQQRFLTWGILIAVFGMRIVFPLLIVVIAAGIGPIDAIVLAASRPEEYSRIMHEAHLPIAAFGGTFLMMVGLTFFFNHEKDVHWVEFLESRVARFATIKGVEIAFVLLLIMLFSQLLPEADASTFVHAAVYGLLTFLLVEVLGGVLDASQKTMSEAAKGGLGAFIYLEVLDASFSFDGVIGAFALTQNLFIIAIGLGIGAMYVRSMTIMLVEKGTLAEYRYLEHGAFYAILILSVIMYVQTLYHIPEVITGLGGAGLIGLSLWSSIRYNRREQAHGAEALT